In one window of Chryseobacterium viscerum DNA:
- a CDS encoding winged helix-turn-helix domain-containing protein, translating to MFNSRNLLSGKRKYLLGLILLLFIWIIYVAFSSEDSDDFDFARREVLLRKIGHEVLLQSGDSTSRVLPVKKIAKNEYLISFENKITFQPDSLVSTTQRVLAKDPFANDYVVNVLNCNNSSVAYGYAISKNKQNDVVPCRGRRQPIACYTINIKFKPTGTAIEKNGYLLGGLSFLAFIGFIFFRSFKPRKILPESQQTDMLTLGSALFDAKNRKLIINENTIELTGTETRLLLIFASSPNETIERSRLQKEVWEDEGVIVGRSLDMFISKLRKKLEFDPNIKIVVVRGKGYKLEINA from the coding sequence ATGTTTAATAGTAGAAATCTACTTTCAGGAAAACGTAAATATCTGCTCGGATTAATACTTCTATTATTTATCTGGATTATCTATGTGGCTTTCAGCAGTGAGGATAGTGACGATTTTGATTTTGCCAGAAGAGAAGTTTTACTCCGCAAAATCGGACATGAAGTACTTCTGCAATCAGGTGACAGTACATCAAGAGTACTCCCAGTGAAAAAAATTGCAAAAAATGAATATCTGATCAGCTTTGAGAATAAGATTACTTTTCAACCGGATTCTTTGGTAAGTACTACTCAGCGTGTATTAGCCAAAGACCCGTTCGCAAATGATTATGTTGTTAATGTACTTAATTGTAACAACTCCAGTGTAGCCTATGGATACGCTATATCCAAAAATAAGCAAAATGATGTTGTACCATGCAGAGGAAGAAGACAGCCCATCGCCTGTTATACGATCAACATTAAATTTAAACCGACAGGAACAGCTATAGAAAAAAACGGATATCTTCTGGGCGGCCTGTCCTTTTTAGCATTCATTGGTTTTATTTTTTTCAGATCTTTTAAGCCCCGAAAAATTTTACCTGAAAGCCAGCAAACAGATATGCTCACTTTAGGCTCGGCATTGTTCGATGCGAAAAACCGTAAGCTTATAATCAATGAAAATACAATAGAATTAACCGGAACTGAAACCCGTCTGTTACTCATTTTCGCATCATCCCCTAACGAAACCATAGAAAGAAGCAGGTTACAAAAAGAAGTGTGGGAAGATGAAGGAGTTATAGTGGGACGCAGTTTGGACATGTTCATCTCCAAACTAAGAAAAAAACTGGAATTTGATCCGAATATTAAAATTGTTGTTGTACGCGGAAAAGGATATAAACTGGAAATTAACGCTTAA